Part of the Thermococcus sp. 18S1 genome, GATGAGGTTAACTACTCCAAGCGAGTGCTGCTGAATGAAACGAGGACTCTGAAGGTGAACGGCTCTTCGGACGTTGTTGGTGCTCCACGGGCGTATGGCATCGATCTCACGAAATTCAACCTCACCGGAGAAGATCTTATCCACGTTCTGGAGAACTTCCCCCTCATGTATGTTGCCAACGGGACCTCAATTATCGTCAACACCACCGAGGGAACCAGTATCTCAGACGTTTCCAGGAGGAAAGACGGGGACAGGCTCATAGAGACCCGCAGGGAATTCAACCTAACACGCGAGGGGGAGGGGTACATCATCTCTCTGAGAACTCTCAAGTTGGAGTACGTTCCCCGCCCCGTGGAGATACGGGTCGTTGTCGTCTCCAGTTCCGGAGAAAAATACTCCTTGAGGGCCCTTCTGGAGTCAGGGGGGTAAAGCAAGTTGGAAGTGGCCGTTCTTACCTTTGTCTTCATTCTGGGGGCTGTCTCGGTTATCCTGTGGGGTAAACTGGGCTGGGTAGGGCGGCTTCTTCTCCTGGCGTTTCTCGCGTTTGTTCTTGGGTGCTCTATACGCTGCGGTTTCGGCAGGTACTTCACGGCGTTCGATGAGAGCTATTACATGTCCCTGATGGGGGATGTGTATTTCTACAGGAAGTGGCCGTTCTCTGGCTTTGTCCTCCCATTCCTCCTGATGGGGATATTCCATACCTTCCGTTTGGAGCCCCTGCAGCTCGTCATCGCGTTTTCACTTGCTGTGTTTGTCGTGTACGTTCCCGTCGTTTACTGGTTCTACCGCAGGGTTGGCCTCTCCAGGGAGGTGTCGATACTGTCGATCCTCGTGCTCTTCCTTTCGAGCTACTACATCTGGGCCGGGCTGGAGGTGAGGCCCCAGCAACTTGGGCTCCTCTGGGGACTCCTTGTTACCGTTTACTATCTGAGCAACCACAGGGAAATTCGGGATGCTGACTTCGTCGTGCTGCCGCTTCTGTTCGTTTTCATGGCTTTGATCCATATACTCTCCTTTGTTTTCTTCTCGGTGCTGTTGATGCTCTACACGGTTTACATGTCGCTGTCAGGGAACCTCTCCGACGGGCTATGGAGGAGGAATTTTCTACTCGTCTCTCTATCTTCGCTCGCTGGATTGCTCACGATCCTCTGGTTTCCCCCGTACGACAGAATGGTGGGTGCACTCATCTGGATCGTGGAGAACATGAGGCTCGTGAGTGCCCTCCACCTGTCACAGGGGCTTTTTAAGCTCCTTGCGGTCGGGGGTTATCTTCTAACTGTTGCCTTTGTGTGGCTGGTGGTTTCGTTCCTTCGCCGGAGGAGAGGGTCGCTTGTGAGAGCCTGGGGCTTCCTCGTTGGGATGGTGAACAGGTTTTTCGTCCCTATCCTGCTCCTAGCCGCGTTGGCGTGGGGAGTCGCGGTATATCTCCAGTTCCTGCTGAACTCTGCCGTTTACAGCACCGTTTACGGGGGGTCTCTACTGGCCTTCGTGTTCTTCCAGCTTGGAAACATCTTTTTTGGCTTCATGCTTGTGTATTCCCTCCTCGATCGGATTCGCGGCGGGAGGCTCCAGACCCTGGAGGTTCTAGCGGTTTCGTGGATGCTGATCGGGGGGGCGATGCTTGCGATCTCGTTCCTCATGCCGAGGACCGCGGGGGGCTGGGGCTTCAGCAACTGGCTCGTCAGGGTCCTCCAGTACTTTCCGGTCTTTGGCGCCCCCCTCGTGGCCAGGATAATCCACGAGGATCTCCAGAATCTTCCAGGTGAGTTCAACTCCTTTTCGGCGAAGTTTTCGGGAATTGGACTGACGATTCTCCTGGCTTCTCTGATATTCATCAGCGGTATGAACGTGGCCAGGCCGTCGGCGTTCTATACCTATGATGCGGTGATTACCGACGAGGTCTTGGACGTGTCCCTTTACCATCTGAAGAACGATGGAATCGTCGCGTGGAGGAACGCCTCGGATTTCAGGAGTTTCGTGCTGCTCAACTTCTTCCGCGCGGTATCTCCCGGGACCAAAACCACCGCGTGGGACTCCAGCTATCCTTACCTTGTTCTCTCCTCCGACGATTTCAGGGTTTACCGGTCGTGGTACTCCACGTCCACGCTGGGGTCTCTGGCCGGCCGCTCATTTTTCTCCCTCAGGACCTCCGGCTCCGGCTCGCCCGACAGGGAAGCGGAAACGAGGTACTCTGTGCAGATTTTAAGCGAGGTGTACTCCCTGTCTCTGATGAACGATGCCGAGTGCGGTGGCCTCCTGGATTCAGACACACCTCTCATCCTTATTGGGGCGGGTTCGAACGACTGTACGGTCCTTCTCGAGGGTTCGGGTTCCCTTCCAGTTTCTCTGGGCCCCGATGGGGTTTCTACCCCGATGCGCCTCTATCCTCTCCCTGAGGCCCCTGAGAACTGGTGGGATGTGAGGGAGGGATACTTTGTTATTCAGGCCGTCGAGAACCTTCAGGGCACGCCCATTCTTGTTATCGCGGGCACGAACGTGGACTCCACGATAGCGGGGGTCTGGTACTTCGTGAATGAAGTTTATCCGAGGATCAGGGGGGATTACTCCGATGTCCACTACATCGTTGGTCGGTGGGAGGAGGCGGACGGTGACGTCTGGCCCGGTCTGAAGTTCGACCTCTCCGACGGCAACGGCTTCAGTCCCGGCGACAGGATAACGATCCTGGAAACCGGCTGAGCGCGCCGCGTCATGGCTTAACTTCCACGTTCAGCTTGAGGCTCTGGACCGTCCCGTTTATTGCCTCCAGTATGAGGTCCTTCGCGGGGGTTTCCGCGTAGTTCCCGTCAGAGGGGGCTGGGGGAAGCTCGGGTTCATCGTCCTTGAATAGGAGGAACCATACCTGCCATTTACCCGGTTCTTCGATGCTGAAGGTGTAGTTGGTCTCGAACTGCGGAGTCCAGTTGCCCTCGATGTTGACCGGAACGCTGGGCAGCGTTACGTTGAACCAGCCGGGCATCGGGTACATCCCGTGGATTATCGTGGTGTTGGTGGTGTTGTCCCAGGTCAGGTTGACCCGCCATATCTGGACGTGGTAGGTTACGTTGCGGTGCTCGTGGTTGACTATCCCTATTATCACCGTCCCGTTCTGGCCGACCCTGAGCTCCGTCGGGTAGTTGTCGGCTATGCCCTCGGGTCCGAGGATGTAAAACTCCGTGAAGGCTTCCCCCTGTTTGGGGTGGGTTACCACGTAGCCGAGGGTTCCGATGGATGTTATGATGGCGATTATCAGGATGACCGTCAAAGCCCTGTCGAGTTTGCTCGACTCATCCCATTCGAGCTCTCTTTTGACCTGTTCAAGGGTTATCCAGGGGATCCAGGGCTCGAAGGCCCCTGCTCTGCGGTGGATGGCGATGAGGGAGAAAACGATGTTGAACGCGGTGAGGCTCACCAGGATGGGGATCAGCCGAATGCCCCAGGGGGTGTAGTTCAGGCCGAGGCCGATGAGGGGAACTATCGCTATGCTCAGGCCGAAGCTGAGGGCGAGCCTTTCGAGGTTGTCCAGCTCGGGCCTGTTTGGGAAGAGGGCGGTTATAAAAACGTAGCCCGGGAAGAAGAGGACGAAGACGAGGCCCAGGGCCTTTCTCGCTAAACTGTCCGGGGCATAGAATATGAGGATGTCGAGGATGATTGAGAGGGCGATGATTGTGAGCAGGTCCCAGTACCTCTTCAGGCCCATTCCATCCACCTTACCCCGAGTAAAATACTGGGTTTAAAATGGTTTCTTAGATCGACACTTCGATTTGCTGGAGTTTTATATTAAAAAAGTTAAAGTTGTTGGGGATCGTTCATTTTCCTCTCAATGTTTTTATTTACCTATTGTGGTTGGAGCATGACTTAAATAGACTAATGACAAAATACATGTTTGGGAATGTCCATGAAGCGACCCGGGGGTTTGATAATGAGGGTCGGGGCGTTATTTCTGATGCTAATGCTGATGGAAGCGGGTATCGCGGGGGCCTACACCGTTACCGTTGATGGGGATCCCTCCGATTGGCCCTCCGAGCTGGATATTCAGAATTCCGGAATATCCCCTGGGGAATCCGGGTACGTAAATGGGGTCTGGGTTTTTCAGGATTTATCGGGCGACCTGAACCAATACGGGGATGATAACCCCGGCTATGATATCAAGTACTTCATGATCACGTTCGACGATACGTACGCGTTCTTCCTGATGGTCCTAAACAGCCCCGCGGTGTTTGACAGCCCTGACTCTCCGCTGGTGATAATCGCCCTCGGCAATGAGCAGTACCAGGGAGGGAAAAACGTGTTTGACCCGGCCATTTACGTGGGTTCTGACTCTCAATGGAGCACCGGCAGCCAAGTTCAGACCTCAAAGGTGTGGCAGAGGGAGATCGTGGTTAATCTCAGCAGAATCTCAGGAAACTCAATCGTCAGCGGCTCAAACGCCGCGTTCTGGGTTTACAACTCGGTTAGCGAGGGGAACGTCAACAGCTCGAATGACCTCGCCGCCGTCAACTACGACAATGGGGTTGTTGAACTCAGGGTTAGACGGGACGAGCTGTACCTTCAGCCCGGTTCGGGGGTGAGCAGTTTCTATCCCTACGCTTTGATCGCCAACAGGACATGGTATGGTACTGAATGGTATAGACAATATTATTATCTCGCTATGGATGTGATGTCCAATGTCACAACTGATGACGAGATGGGCGACGGGAAGATCGACTATTCGCCCGCGGTTGATGTTTCCCAGGTTCCCTTCTTCGGCGGTGACCTGTCAAGGGCGGCGCTGGTGGTGCTGTTGGTTGTTGGTGCCGTCCTGCTCTTCGGGAGGCGGTGAGTGGTTCCTCTCACCCGTTTCTTGCTTTCTCAGCGTCCTTTGGGCGTTTCAGAACCCACCACCAGTATCCGAAGACGTATGCAACGAACATCATGTCCCCTATGTGTGAGTGAAAGAGCTCCAGGAACGATATCCCGCTGTGGTAGCCGATGACAAGGAGCGTGAATATTCTGACCGCGTTCAGGGGGATTATCCCCAGTGCTCCGAGGAGCAGAAGTGAAGCCTCTCTTCCGTCCGATTTCCTGAGGAGGATCAGAAGTCCCGCCGCGAGCAGGTACAGGATAAACGCGTCCAGCCCGGAGCAGCCGGAGCCTATTATCACCATGCTGCTTCTCACGACCGCAACGTTGCCCCTAACGATGATTGGGACGTTGAAGACGTCTACCAGGCCCCGTACGAGGTGGGAGGTGACGTCAACGAATGCGCCGCTCAGGAGGCCCAGAAGTTCGACCCCTTCCCGGAGCCTGAGAACCGCCGCTAGAAACACTTCGAGTACAGGCACCGCAGAGGGTACGAGTATCGTTTTTGCATCAAACAGAACGAGGGAGACGCCGAGGAACAAAACTGCCTGGAACGTTGATGGGCTTGGATTGTCCCCCCATCTGTAAATCAGGAACATGGGCGAGACGCCGATTAGGAGGATCCCGGCTATAGTATACGCGTCCAGCCGGAGGGGCTTTTCCCGGATGTTGTCCCGGAATGTGAAGAGAACCATGCCGTAGATTAGGCCGAAATACAGTGTGGGGAGGGTCTGTGTTGCTCCGAAGATTGCCGCGGAGACGATCAGGGTGAATATCAGAAAACCCTCACTCCTCCTCACGCAGACCCGCCTCCAGGAACTCCACGTCCCGCCTCTCAGCGAAGAGCAGGAATATCAGGCCGAGTCCGATCACCACCAGCGCCTGGGCTGCGGGGTCGGCGAGCCTCTCCCTGGCCAGGTACAGGAGGAGTGCGGAGCCCCCAGCCCAGCCCGCGAGGTAGACCGAAACCCTCCCGAAGTTCTGGTGGGCGGTGTAGAATGCCGCCGCGGCCAGTGCGGTCATGAAAGTGTAGTCGTTCAGCGCCGCTGCCACGAGGATACCTGAAACAATCATCGTGTCCCTGTCAAAGCGGATTCCCCTCAGGGTCTCGTCGAGGGCGAGGAAAACGGAGATGCCGGCCACGACTGCAGCCTTCAGGCCTGCCGCTTCGTAAACAGACGCGCTTGGGAGGGTGGCGGTGAGTATGATCGCGTAGGCGTAGAACGCCACCAGCGCTCCGTTCCGGCTCTTTATTCGTATGAGGTAGACGGGGATGACCAGAAGGAACGCGGGGTTTCCGAGCACCGCTGCGGCGAGGATTGACGACACCAGTCCGATCATAGCCTTCTCACCACCTTCGGGAGGACGTCCCCTGGCCCCACTTCGATAACGTTGATCCATCCCATGACCTTCCTCATGACCCGTTTCCTCTCGCGGTACGCTGTGTACAGGGATTCCAGCTCCCTCTCACCCAGGCCTTTTCTGTCCGCGAAGAGGATGGGGTTGGGGTAAATCAGCACTGCCTTGTTCCCTTTTCTCCTGAGGATCCTGGCCGCCTTGATGATCTCGCCGGGATGGAGGCCGAGGTCGTCAACCATAACCACGTAGGCCCCGGGTTCGATGCCCATCGCCGCCTTCACGACCCCGGTGGCCGTGGAGCCCCTCCTGAGCTTGAGGGCCAGTTTGCCGATTGAGGACGCCGGGGATGGACTCGCCGGCCTCAGGGGCGGCAGACCCTTCTCCTCCCTGAGGTCGAGCTTTGATGTGACGATGAGGGGATCCGCCGCGTGTTCGATGACCCCCACCACCCCGGCGTCATCGTAGGCGACGACCCTGACCGTGTGACCGAACTTTCTGAAGTACGCGGTGAGCTGGGTGATTATGAGGACGAGGTAGTCTATCTTGCCCCTCTTTATCTCGCGCCGGAACTTCCCGTCGACGTTGACGAGGATGTAGATGTCGCTCAGGGTCTCGCGTTTGAAAACCCTCACTATGATGGTCTGCAGCCTCGACGTTGCCTTCCAGTCTATCTTGGATATGTCGTCGCCGGGCAGGAACTCCCTCAGCTCCTCGAAGTCCAGGACCTCCGCTCCAACCCCCAGTGCCTTCTCCGCCTCTGCGAGGGCTTCAACATGATGCCTCTCACGCATAGCCTCACGTATGCTCCTGAGCGAGGGGAGAACGGTCATCTCCCCGTGCTCGTCGACGGGGAACTCCTTCC contains:
- a CDS encoding exosortase/archaeosortase family protein: MRRSEGFLIFTLIVSAAIFGATQTLPTLYFGLIYGMVLFTFRDNIREKPLRLDAYTIAGILLIGVSPMFLIYRWGDNPSPSTFQAVLFLGVSLVLFDAKTILVPSAVPVLEVFLAAVLRLREGVELLGLLSGAFVDVTSHLVRGLVDVFNVPIIVRGNVAVVRSSMVIIGSGCSGLDAFILYLLAAGLLILLRKSDGREASLLLLGALGIIPLNAVRIFTLLVIGYHSGISFLELFHSHIGDMMFVAYVFGYWWWVLKRPKDAEKARNG
- a CDS encoding DUF1616 domain-containing protein, with protein sequence MGLKRYWDLLTIIALSIILDILIFYAPDSLARKALGLVFVLFFPGYVFITALFPNRPELDNLERLALSFGLSIAIVPLIGLGLNYTPWGIRLIPILVSLTAFNIVFSLIAIHRRAGAFEPWIPWITLEQVKRELEWDESSKLDRALTVILIIAIITSIGTLGYVVTHPKQGEAFTEFYILGPEGIADNYPTELRVGQNGTVIIGIVNHEHRNVTYHVQIWRVNLTWDNTTNTTIIHGMYPMPGWFNVTLPSVPVNIEGNWTPQFETNYTFSIEEPGKWQVWFLLFKDDEPELPPAPSDGNYAETPAKDLILEAINGTVQSLKLNVEVKP
- a CDS encoding DUF58 domain-containing protein: MKRAEVVLSLAAVAGATAYLTGSPAGALVAAMMMAHYALARLGFTPDVRIVRELPAKGMEKEPVKARIEVINESNMGGTLHIAETSEKLFARGLKIPLRPGERKYLEQTIVPQSKGRVRPKARAVFEDPLGLFRKEFPVDEHGEMTVLPSLRSIREAMRERHHVEALAEAEKALGVGAEVLDFEELREFLPGDDISKIDWKATSRLQTIIVRVFKRETLSDIYILVNVDGKFRREIKRGKIDYLVLIITQLTAYFRKFGHTVRVVAYDDAGVVGVIEHAADPLIVTSKLDLREEKGLPPLRPASPSPASSIGKLALKLRRGSTATGVVKAAMGIEPGAYVVMVDDLGLHPGEIIKAARILRRKGNKAVLIYPNPILFADRKGLGERELESLYTAYRERKRVMRKVMGWINVIEVGPGDVLPKVVRRL